The genomic segment CATCGTGCCCGCCCTGCCCGACCGGCGGGCGTCCGCCGACACCGATCCCGTGCGTTTCCTGCCCATCCCGGCCCTGCCCCGCCTGCCGGTGGGCTGGGCCGTACGCCGCTGGGACGACCTGACCCCCCTGGCCCGGGCCTTCGCCGACAGCGTCACCCTCACCGAAACCGGCCCGCGTGGTCGGCACACCACTGACCGAACGTACGGGCGGGCCGACCGGTGACCCGTTCGACGGTGTCGACCACCGTGGAGGCGTCGACGGGCGGGTCGGCGTACCAGCCGATCACGTAGTCCGCGTCCTCCCGGGACACACCGCCGGCCATCAGCCTGTCCACGGCCTGTTCGGGCGTGATCGCGACGAAGTCGATGTCGCGGGAGATCGACCGGGCCAGGATCGCGATGCGCTCGCGTGTGGTCAGCGCTTCGGGTCCGGTGAGGGTGTAGGCGCGTCCCGCGTGGCCGTCGTCGAGCAGGGCGGCCGCGGCCACCGCGCCGATGTCGGCCTCGTGCACCAGCGCGCTGGGGAAGTCGTACGGCTCGCGCACCACCCCCTCGGCCCGGATCGAGTCGATCCAGGTCAGGGTGTTGGACATGAACTCCTGCGGCTCCAGGCGCGTCCACTCCACCCCGGAGTCCGCCACGGCCTGCTCGACCGGCCCGACCCAACCGCCCCACACCACCGTGATGCGCCGTACACCCGCCTCGACCGCTCGCCGCACCAACTCCGGCCCGGTCTCGGCCGATCCCGCCGTCACCGTGACGTGCAGCCGATCCACACCGTCGAGGGCGGCACCCAACCCCTCCGGCGACGTATGCGTCCCGGCCACCGTTTCGACCCCCGCCGGCAGCCTCCCCGCGGCCGCGACCGGATCACGCGTCAACGCCCGAACCTTCTCCCCTCGCCGAACCAACTCCGCAACCACATGCCGACCGGTGTTCCCGGTGGCACCCGTAACCAGCGTCGTCACAGCCGAACCCCTCTCGTTTCCCCGGACGCTAGAAGTTCAACCCCACTTGAAGTCAAGCCACCCCACATCGAACCCGTCCGCCGCTATCGTGCGCACATGACCGACTCCGGCCGCCGGCCGCTTCTCTTTCTTGATGTCGACGGACCGCTCATACCGTTCGGCGCGTCGGCGGAGCAGTATCCGGATGGTTATCCCACCTACCGGCTCGTTTCCGAACGCCCGGATGCCTTTGCCAATCCGCTGTTGGCCAGGGTCGATCCCGCGCATGGTGCACGGTTGGCGGCACTGGGCTGTGACGTGGTGTGGGCGACCACGTGGATGCATGAGGCGAACGAGAGTGTGTCACCGCGGATCGGGCTTGCGCGGCTGCCCGTGGTGACGTGGCCGGAGTCGGTCGACGGCGACGCGCACGCCGAACGGGCCGGGTTGCACTGGAAGACCCGTGCTCTCGTCGCCTGGGCGGCGGGGCGGCCGTTCGTGTGGGTCGACGACGAGATCGGCGACGGCGATCGGGGCTGGGTGGCCGCTCACCATCCCGCGCCGGCCCTGTTGCACCGGGTCGACGCCGTACACGGGCTCACCGCGGCCGACTATGCGGTCCTGGGTGCGTGGGTGGCCGGCCTGTGAGCGTCGCCGGGGGAGTCGTGTTGCAGAATTCGGGTCCAGGTGTCGTAGCGGTGGTCCAGGAAGGTCTTGCCCAAGAGGTGCAGGTCGGGGTCGTCCGTGTAGTCCGCGACGCCGCCGGTGTGGTTGAGCAGTTGCCGCAGGGTGATGGTGCGGCCGTCGTTGCCGCGTCCGCGGACCAGGCCCGGCAGCCATGTCTCCACGCTGTCCGCGAGGCTCAGCCGGCCCTCGGCCTCCAGTTGCAGCAGGACCGTGGCGATGAACGGCTTGGAGATGCTGCCCACCCGGAACCGGTTGACCGGGCGCGGTGGGCGGCCCGTGCGGAGGTCGGCGACACCGGCCGTCGCGCGCCAGACACCGTGCGCGTCCCGGGCCCGGACGATGACGCCCGGCACACCCGACCGGAGCGCGAACTCCATGGCGGCCCGGGTCTGTTCGTGGCCGGCACCCGACGCGGCGGACCCGCCCGTCGCGGCGGCCGCGTCGCCGGCCGTCGAGGGCACGCCGGCCCCGACGGCGGCCATCGCCACGGCCGCGACCGCGGCGACCAGGGCCCTTCGTACCGTCCGCATCGCCACCGCGGCCTCCTTCTCGCCGACCTCGTCCATCCTCCCCTGCCGACCGGCTCCGGATGACCCGATATCCCCGAAATCAACCCATTCGGGTCGCAACCGCGCCCCGCGCGCACGCGGACCCCGTTTTGGTCTAGACCTCTACCCGCTCATGCCGCACGCTGGGGGATGCACCGGCCCGGCTCGCCCGCTCGCGTCCCGTCACCGTCTCGACGGAAGGTTGCCCGATGCGCATCCGTACCCTGTCGCTCGCCCTGGTGACCACCCTCGCCACCATGCTCGCGGCCGCCCCGCCCGGCCACACCGTCGCCTCCGCGACCGACCCGGTCGTGCTCGTGTCGACGTCGGCGCAGCTCAAGTCGGCGTTGGCCGCGGCCGTCCCGGGCGCCACCATCCGCCTCGCCGACGGCACCTACACCGGCAACTTCCGTACCACCAGGGCCGGTCGCGCCGACGCCCGGATCACCCTCGTCGGCTCCGCGAACGCCGTACTGCGCACCGGTACCGGCGGCGGCAACGCCCTGCACCTCGACGGCGCCGGCTACTGGACCGTACGCGGCATCACCCTCACCCACGCCCAGAAGGGCATCATGATCGACGCCGCCCGCGGCGTGCTGGTGGACTCCGTCACCGTGCACGAACTCACCATGGAGGGAGTGCACTTCCGCAACTCCAGCAGCGACGGCGCGATCGTCGACTCACGGATCCACGACACCGGCCGGGACAATCGCGGCATGGGCGAGGGCGTGTACGTCGGCACCGCCAACACGCTTGCCGACCGCAGCGATCGGGTGCAGATCCTGCGCAACGTGATCGGCCCCGACGTGCGCGGCGAGGCGGTGGACCTGAAGGAGGGCACCACCGGCGGCCGGGTCGCGGGCAACACCTTCGACGGCACGGGCCTGACCGGGAACAACTACGACGACTCGTGGGTCGACGTGAAGGGGAACGGCTACCTGATCGAGGGCAATACGGGCCGCGACTCCACGAACGACGGCTTCCAGGTGCACGCGCAGTTCCCGGGTTGGGGCTGCGGCACCGTCTTCCACGCCAACCGCGCCGACCTGACCGGCGCGACGGGCCCGGACCGACTCGCCATCCACGCCGTCTCGTACACCGCCGACTGCCCCACCACCGTCACCGCCGACAACACCGTCGTCGGCGGCAACGGCTTGGTCAACGCGGGCGTGCCGATCATCCCCTGACCCGCTCACGGGCGGGGCCCGCGTTTGCGGACGGCCCGCTCCGCCGCCGGGATCCGGTGGTGGATGTCCGCGAGCATCGTGTGCATCGCGATCCGGAAGATCTCCGCCTGGTGCGTGTCCAGGAACGAGGTGTGGCCGAACACCTCCAAGGCGACCAGGCCGTGCATGTGCCCCCAGGCGCTCAGGATGATGGCGACGGCGGGCGGCGGCAGTGTGCCCAGCCCGTCCGGTGGCAGCCGCTCCAACTCCTCGCGCAGCGCCGGCGACAGCGGCGGGATGTCGGCGGCGGCCAGC from the Embleya scabrispora genome contains:
- a CDS encoding serine hydrolase domain-containing protein, with the protein product MDEVGEKEAAVAMRTVRRALVAAVAAVAMAAVGAGVPSTAGDAAAATGGSAASGAGHEQTRAAMEFALRSGVPGVIVRARDAHGVWRATAGVADLRTGRPPRPVNRFRVGSISKPFIATVLLQLEAEGRLSLADSVETWLPGLVRGRGNDGRTITLRQLLNHTGGVADYTDDPDLHLLGKTFLDHRYDTWTRILQHDSPGDAHRPATHAPRTA
- a CDS encoding HAD domain-containing protein; the encoded protein is MTDSGRRPLLFLDVDGPLIPFGASAEQYPDGYPTYRLVSERPDAFANPLLARVDPAHGARLAALGCDVVWATTWMHEANESVSPRIGLARLPVVTWPESVDGDAHAERAGLHWKTRALVAWAAGRPFVWVDDEIGDGDRGWVAAHHPAPALLHRVDAVHGLTAADYAVLGAWVAGL
- a CDS encoding right-handed parallel beta-helix repeat-containing protein; this encodes MRIRTLSLALVTTLATMLAAAPPGHTVASATDPVVLVSTSAQLKSALAAAVPGATIRLADGTYTGNFRTTRAGRADARITLVGSANAVLRTGTGGGNALHLDGAGYWTVRGITLTHAQKGIMIDAARGVLVDSVTVHELTMEGVHFRNSSSDGAIVDSRIHDTGRDNRGMGEGVYVGTANTLADRSDRVQILRNVIGPDVRGEAVDLKEGTTGGRVAGNTFDGTGLTGNNYDDSWVDVKGNGYLIEGNTGRDSTNDGFQVHAQFPGWGCGTVFHANRADLTGATGPDRLAIHAVSYTADCPTTVTADNTVVGGNGLVNAGVPIIP
- a CDS encoding NmrA family NAD(P)-binding protein gives rise to the protein MTTLVTGATGNTGRHVVAELVRRGEKVRALTRDPVAAAGRLPAGVETVAGTHTSPEGLGAALDGVDRLHVTVTAGSAETGPELVRRAVEAGVRRITVVWGGWVGPVEQAVADSGVEWTRLEPQEFMSNTLTWIDSIRAEGVVREPYDFPSALVHEADIGAVAAAALLDDGHAGRAYTLTGPEALTTRERIAILARSISRDIDFVAITPEQAVDRLMAGGVSREDADYVIGWYADPPVDASTVVDTVERVTGRPARTFGQWCADHAGRFR